TCTATGTCTCGGCGACGCCGGGAAAATATGAGTTAGAGCGTTCAGGCGGTGATGTGATTGAGCAAGTTGTTCGTCCTACGGGCTTGTTGGATCCGGAAATCGAAGTTCGTCCAGTGGCTACACAAGTGGACGATTTGATGTCAGAAATAAATCAACGTGTGGCGCTCAATGAGCGTGTATTGGTAACGACACTTACCAAGCGTATGGCGGAGGATCTGTCGGAGTATTTGGACGAACATGGTATACGCGTGCGCTATCTGCATTCTGATATTGATACCGTTGAGCGGGTAGAGATTATTCGGGATCTGCGTTTGGGTGAATTTGATGTGTTGGTAGGTATCAACCTATTACGAGAAGGTTTGGATATGCCAGAAGTGTCTCTGGTTGCCATTCTGGATGCCGACAAAGAGGGCTTTTTGCGCTCCGACCGCTCATTGATTCAAACCATGGGGCGTGCAGCACGTAATGTTCGGGGTAAAGCTATCTTATATGGTGACAAAATCACCGGCTCTATGCAGCGTGCGATTGATGAAACGACTCGCCGTCGAGCTAAGCAGGAAGCACATAACCTTGAGAATGGCATTGTCCCAACTGGGCTTAATAAGAAAATTGCTGACGTCATGGATTTAGGTCAGAAGTCAGGTAAAAAACAGAATAAAGCGTTGGCTATTGCCGAGCGAAAGGCGAGTTATGTACCTGCAGATCCTGCTCAGTTGGCGAAGCAGATCGCCGAACTAGAAGCAAAGATGTATGAACATGCAAAAAATTTGGAATTTGAAGAGGCCGGGCGTATACGTGATCAAGTGAAACAGTTGCAACACTCTATGGTTGTAAGCTGAGCCCGCAGCGATGAAATAACTTTTGCCAAGTTTGCTGCTGGTGTTTAGCGGCTGTTTTGATACGTTGATAGTAACCGTCATCACTGGTCAATAAACCTATAGTGTTGCTCACCTCAGTGTCACCATACAGTGGACGTAGCAACGGCTTCACCTCCTGCAGTTCTCGTAATAATTGCGAGACTACTGGTTGTACGGTGGTTGCATAGTAACCACGCAAATACCCCTTAAGCCTTTTCGCAGCGGGGCTTGGTTTGTTGTCTATACAAGTGACTTCGGGTAGCTTAACTCGTAATAACGCATTGGTGATGGCGAGCCAAGCAAGGGTGTTCTCGCTGTCTATAGCTAGCTGCCCCAGATAGTGATTGCCTTGGAGCTGGTACAGTATTTGTTCAAAAGATTGATCTAGTTGCTGGGCAAACGTTATTGTTTGATGCATCTGTTCGTTTAGCCGGGAGAGACCTTCGATAGCAGTGGAACGGCCGCGGCGGGGCAAGTGACGCTGGCTTGGCGGTTTAAATAGGCCGCGAATTATTGGATCACTCCACAGTACCTTTTGCCATACACTGGCGAGCTGTTGCTGTTTGGTTTCTCTCAGCGTTTTTAACCATTTTATTTGCTCATTGCTTTGCTGCTGTTTAAGGCATAGCTCCAAGGTTGAGAGCAGTTGTGTCTCATAAATCAGTTGTTGAGACGCCGTCATTACTTTCCCTAAAATGCTATTTCGCTCTCCCATGCGTAGTGTTAAGCCACATTCTCTGTACTGCCAGATCTCTGTCATGCTGTAGCGGATCTCTTTTAACGGGGGCGTCTTGTCCGCAGCGGATGGAAGGGGAGAAACGGCGGAGATTAAGGGAGGGGTTAGCTCTAGGTGCTCATCTCCTAGTAACCGGTTGAGGCGAATATGGTTTTGATAAAGAGCCTCGTCGGCGGGCGAAATTTTGCTGCAGCTCAACAACAAAAAGCTGCAGCACAAAAGGTAGATGAGTTTGGTTGTTGCTATCGCTTTTGCCAATGGCTTTTAACTCGATATTGATTCAGACGTAGGCCAAACAAAATCGCCGCGGAGCTAAGGCCTGCAATAAAGCCGATCCAGAATCCTTTCGCCCCCATCGCAGGTACCATTATGTCTGTCATACCCAAGATGTAGCCGATCGGTAAACCGATGCCCCAATAGGCGGCGAGTGTGATGATAAATATCGCCTTACTGTCCTTATAACCGCGCAGAGCACCTGCGCCTATTGCTTGAACTGTATCCGGTAATTGATAGATCGCGGCAAGTAACAACAGGGACGCTGCCAAGTCAATGACATGATTGTCGTCAGTGTAGACATCTGCGATCAGGTTTCTTAGGACTACAGTCGCAACGGCAGTGACTAAAGCTATTAGTAGGCCAAAGGCGATGCCACTTTTTACGGAATAAAGCGCATCTTCGGATCGTTTTGCGCCTAGATTTATACCAACACGTATCGTGACAGCCATGCCAATTGACAGCGGGATCATAAATATCATCGAACTAAAGTTGATCGCTACTTGATGTCCGGCTACATGAGCTGCTCCTAATGGGGCAACCAGCAGAGCAACCACAGCAAACAATGAGACTTCAAAAAACAGACTCAATGAGATTGGAATGCCGAGCCTTAAAAGGCTGCGGATCTGGTGCCAGTGCAATGCCGGTATGACTTCGACTAATGACACTTTCTTGTAATGCGGATGCCTGCGAACATACAGCATCATCCCTAGCATCATGCACCAGTTAACAATGGCCGTTGCCCAACCACAGCCTGCGCCCCCAAGCGCTGGCAGACCAAACTTACCGTAGATAAAGACATAGTTAGCTGGCACGTTAAGGATCAGTCCTAGTAACCCAATCAGCATGATGGGGCGCGTAAAGTCCATCCCCTCAGACATGTTTCGTAGTACTTGGAATACAACAAATGCGGGTGCCGACCAGACAATTCCTTTGAGGTAGCCAAGAGTAAGCTCAGCCAAATGGGGATCATCAACCATGCTTTCAATAATGATTGGCACTACGGGTGAGCAGAGCAGAAGTATGGCAACCATGGCCAGCCCAAGGTAGCCTGTTTGCCAAACAGCATTGGCTATTTTGTGCTGCGCTTGTGCACCATAGTAGTGTGCAGTGATAGGTGACAGCGCCATAATTAAGCCTTGAACCAGCAATAGCACCGGTAGCCAGATGCTTGTTGCGACGGCAACAGCTGCGAGATCTGTCGGAGACACTGTACCTGCCATCGTCGTGTCTATAAATGACATGACCGTAGTGGCGAGGTTGGCGGCAAATATCGGCAGACATAGGCGTAGGATCTGCCTTATTTCGCGCGTAAACTTAGCGCTGATTACTTTCATTCTTAACCTAATAAAACTTCTTGGAGGCGCATGTTTACAGGAATCGTGCAGTGTAGTGCAAGGGTCAGTAGTTTTGAACATAAAGCTAATATTAGCCGTTTGACGGTTATGCCGCCGGACACCTCTTATTTACAGCGTCTTACGACTGGTGCAAGCATCGCGATTAATGGTGTTTGCTTGACTGTGGTTAGCTTTGATAGTGAGTCCGTGAGCTTTGATCTGATCAACGAAACTCTGCAACGTTCTAATTTGGCTCAGCTAACCCTTGGTTCGTTTGTGAATTTTGAGCGAGCAGCAAAATGGGGTGACGAGATAGGTGGTCATCTTTTATCTGGGCATATCCAAACCCAAGGCGTTGTTGAACAAGTGAGCGAGTGTGAAAACCAATATGATATCGAAGTTAGTATCGCCCCTGAATGGCACAAGTATGTGCTGGAAAAAGGCTATATAGCTGTAGACGGAATTAGTCTTACTGTCGGTAAGCTGACGGAAAGAGGTTTCTGGTTGCACATTATCCCGGAGACGCTGCGGCTGACCACTTTAGGTGGTAAACCTGTTGCAAGCGGCGTTAATTTGGAGATCGATGCTCAGACGCAGGCTGTCGTTGATACGGTTGAAAGGATGCTGATGAACACCAAAAACGTTTAGCGCTCGATAATTCTCGAGTGAGGCTTTTGGAACCTATTTGGCACAAAAGCGTTAAAACAACTGCTCGTCGTCACCATCGACTGCGACCGTGGTTGTGCCGTCGGCAGAGGAATGGCCAACCGTGATATGAATACTGCAACAGCAGGCTGGACAGTCTTCATAGTAGTCTTCATCACCGCCAGTACTGTCTATTTCTGCGGTGTAGTGATGACCACAGTGGGGGCATTCAATTTGTTGCTTTAGTAGCGGATCCATGATGCCGCTCCCGTGCTCAAGTCATTCCTGTTTTAGTATGGCTCTTTCTTACTGTTTATGCCTTAAGTCGGGGAAGCCACTCTTCGATTGCCTGATTCAGCTCAACCAATGATGAGAATTTTGCATCTGCGATTGCGAACTGTACCAGTGAGGCTTGGCTTGGCTCAGGCACGGCAAAGGTTGTCATTCGAGCCGCTTTGGCTGCGATGACGCCGTTGATGGAGTCCTCTATTGCAATGCATCGGGTGGCAACGACTTCTAATGCTTCAGCTCCCTTCAAATACACTTGTGGGTGCGGTTTTCCTAGGTCTAGATGTTCCGCGGATATCAGCGCTTGGAACTTATCTTTAATCTGAAATTTTTGCACCACTGCGTCAATCAGTCGCATTGGTGAAGAGCTGCAGATAGCTAATGGATATCCGCTTGCAGATAAGCGATCCATCAGCGGCAATACGCCTGCCATTGGTTTGGCTGTTTGTTCTATCTGCGTAATCACCCGATCCATAATGGCATCCTGTAACACCTGGGAAGGGGTGTCGAAAGTGAAGCGTTGCTGCCAATAAGACACCACTTCGTCGATCCGCAACCCCGTGGTTTGATAGGCCATATCTTCGGTTATGGGCACGCCGTACGATTGAAATGCTTGTGCTTCTGCAGCCCGCCATAAGGGCTCCGAATCAACGATGACGCCATCCATATCAAAAATGACAGCATCATAGTTTTCGCTCTGTTGGTGCGAGGCGGAATTGGTCGTCATAAGGCGCTCGTTTTAATATCTGGTTGTGTTTGGTTAGAACCCATTAAGAACCAAGCAAATGGTAATAGTTCAAATTGCATTTGCTACGCTCTTTTCTTATAGTGGGCGGCTATTAAAGACAATCTCGTCTAAGCACAAAAAGCATCCTCATTTGGGATGTTTTTTGTTTTTTAATTGCATGTGGCCCTTGGTGTGGGTCACCACTGTAAATAAGGATTCTAATCAATGCCTGTAATCACTCTCCCTGACGGAAGTCAACGTGTCTTCGAATCGCCCGTAACTACTATGCAGCTCGCGGCGGATATTGGTCCCGGTTTAGCTAAGGCGACCATTGCTGGCCGTGTTAATGGTGAGCTGGTGGATGCTTGTGATGTTATCAGTAGTGACGCCGAAGTCAGCATTATTACGGCGCGAGACGACGAAGGTGTTGAGATCATTCGCCACTCCTGTGCGCACTTATTAGGGCATGCCATTAAGCAGTTATGGCCAAATTGTAAAATGGCTATCGGGCCGGTGATCGACAATGGCTTTTATTACGACGTTGATCTTGACCATGCGTTGAGCCAAGACGATCTGGATGCGTTGGAAAAACGCATGCTACAGCTGGCAAAAACTAATTACGACGTTGTGAAGAAAAACGTCAGTTGGCAGGAAGCGCGAGATACGTTTGAAGCTCGAGGTGAAAGTTACAAAATCGAGATTTTAGACGAAAACGTGCCAAAAGATTCACAACCCGGCCTTTATCATCATGAAGAGTATGTTGATATGTGTCGTGGACCTCATGTGCCAAACATGAAGTTCTGCCAGCATTTTAAAGTTCAAAAAGTTGCTGGTGCTTATTGGCGCGGTAATAGTGACAATAAAATGTTGCAGCGTGTTTATGGCACGGCGTGGGCCGATAAAAAGGCGCTTAAAGCGTATTTGAAACGCTTAGAAGAAGCTGAAAAGCGTGACCACCGTAAGATCGGTAAAGCGCTGGATCTGTTCCACTGGCAGGAAGAAGCGCCTGGTATGGTGTTTTGGCACGCCGGTGGCTGGACCATTTTCAAAAATCT
Above is a window of Corallincola holothuriorum DNA encoding:
- a CDS encoding CPXCG motif-containing cysteine-rich protein, producing MDPLLKQQIECPHCGHHYTAEIDSTGGDEDYYEDCPACCCSIHITVGHSSADGTTTVAVDGDDEQLF
- a CDS encoding DUF3080 family protein, whose protein sequence is MSCSKISPADEALYQNHIRLNRLLGDEHLELTPPLISAVSPLPSAADKTPPLKEIRYSMTEIWQYRECGLTLRMGERNSILGKVMTASQQLIYETQLLSTLELCLKQQQSNEQIKWLKTLRETKQQQLASVWQKVLWSDPIIRGLFKPPSQRHLPRRGRSTAIEGLSRLNEQMHQTITFAQQLDQSFEQILYQLQGNHYLGQLAIDSENTLAWLAITNALLRVKLPEVTCIDNKPSPAAKRLKGYLRGYYATTVQPVVSQLLRELQEVKPLLRPLYGDTEVSNTIGLLTSDDGYYQRIKTAAKHQQQTWQKLFHRCGLSLQP
- a CDS encoding MATE family efflux transporter, producing the protein MKVISAKFTREIRQILRLCLPIFAANLATTVMSFIDTTMAGTVSPTDLAAVAVATSIWLPVLLLVQGLIMALSPITAHYYGAQAQHKIANAVWQTGYLGLAMVAILLLCSPVVPIIIESMVDDPHLAELTLGYLKGIVWSAPAFVVFQVLRNMSEGMDFTRPIMLIGLLGLILNVPANYVFIYGKFGLPALGGAGCGWATAIVNWCMMLGMMLYVRRHPHYKKVSLVEVIPALHWHQIRSLLRLGIPISLSLFFEVSLFAVVALLVAPLGAAHVAGHQVAINFSSMIFMIPLSIGMAVTIRVGINLGAKRSEDALYSVKSGIAFGLLIALVTAVATVVLRNLIADVYTDDNHVIDLAASLLLLAAIYQLPDTVQAIGAGALRGYKDSKAIFIITLAAYWGIGLPIGYILGMTDIMVPAMGAKGFWIGFIAGLSSAAILFGLRLNQYRVKSHWQKR
- a CDS encoding riboflavin synthase subunit alpha: MFTGIVQCSARVSSFEHKANISRLTVMPPDTSYLQRLTTGASIAINGVCLTVVSFDSESVSFDLINETLQRSNLAQLTLGSFVNFERAAKWGDEIGGHLLSGHIQTQGVVEQVSECENQYDIEVSIAPEWHKYVLEKGYIAVDGISLTVGKLTERGFWLHIIPETLRLTTLGGKPVASGVNLEIDAQTQAVVDTVERMLMNTKNV
- the hxpB gene encoding hexitol phosphatase HxpB, producing the protein MTTNSASHQQSENYDAVIFDMDGVIVDSEPLWRAAEAQAFQSYGVPITEDMAYQTTGLRIDEVVSYWQQRFTFDTPSQVLQDAIMDRVITQIEQTAKPMAGVLPLMDRLSASGYPLAICSSSPMRLIDAVVQKFQIKDKFQALISAEHLDLGKPHPQVYLKGAEALEVVATRCIAIEDSINGVIAAKAARMTTFAVPEPSQASLVQFAIADAKFSSLVELNQAIEEWLPRLKA